In the Equus przewalskii isolate Varuska chromosome 18, EquPr2, whole genome shotgun sequence genome, TCAGGATGGCAATCTCTCAGGGATCATTGCCTTAAtctctcagttttcccatctctaaAGTTGGGGTCATTTTCCTTGCTTCATGGAGTTcttgtaaagattaaaataaataatgtgtaAAACTCCCACTGTGGGTGCTGTCTTCTCTGAGGACCTAATAAATGCGTCCCTGTCCTTCCTCACAGCCTTCCATTTGCGAAAGCAGAGCATGGGAGAGATGATTTTGGGAGTCCCTTTTGTCCCTCAGGGACTTTATGAACTGTCCTTTCATGCCCTTTCCTGCTGGAAAGATTGGCACTGGGTTTAGTGACCTCTTTCCCCCATTCTGCTGTCTGCTGCCAGTCCCAAAGGAGACCCCCTCCTTGCATTTCACAAGGTTTTGCTGTTGTTACTGAAATTTCAGCAGGCCAAAATGGAATTCCTCATACATTTTCACATGTGAAATGAGAGATCCTCTGGCCCTTTAGGATGCAGAGAACATCATACTCACTCCCTGGTATAATTTGAAAAGTGAGCACCATGAAAGCCAGTGCAGTGGAAAAGAACTCAGGCTTGGACTTCAAAAGGCGCCTCTGCACTCTTTTCCTTGTCATCCTTGGCCAGAAGTTACTAAACCTCTCCGGTCCTCGGATTTCTCTTGTGGGAACTGAGTCCTGCCTCCTGGAATTGTAAAGGTGAAGTGAGATTAAAGGGGTGGTGGAGGTACAGGGGTGGTCCTTAGCAGGTAGTCCATAAACATTTGtttgcttcccttctcttcacctATATTTGGAATACTTTATAAGTTTACAAAACACTTCTTCATACTTTTAGTCAATTAGTTCTCACAATAATATTGTGAAATAGGCTAGGTAAGGATTACTGTCATTAATAATCATATTTGCAGACAAAGAGCATGAGTTCTGGGAGATGCGGTGGGGGCAGGTAAGTCACCCAGTGAGTTAATGGTGGAGCCTAGACTAGATACCAGGTCACTTGCATCATAATCTGGAGAGTTTTTTCACAGTATTCTGTCCCCCATCCTATGGAGTGAATATTAAAAGGCAGATGTGTGACCCTGGTGCTTTTCCCCTCTGGCTATGCCGAAGAGTCCATTGTTGGCTTTGGAAAACCAGAGTTGGGTTTCCAGCGCCTCTACTTCTACCTCTGGGATCTTGGACAAATCACGTAACCTTCCTGAAACCcgctttcctcatctctaaaatgggtacAGTCATAGTTCACCTTGATTGAGCACtgacatgtgccaggcactgttctaagtgctttatgtggaTTATGCCACTTATCCTCCAACAAACGGATGACTGAAACATGTAACAGGtaagaacaaattattttcacTAAGCACTGAGATCACCGAGCATGTGTTTCCTTTTGTCCCTCATACTGTCTCTCAAAatgattgtgagaattaaatgagatatcaaGAGGTAAGGACTTTACAAATGACATTCTACACAGACAAAGCATTGTAAGTAGAACTTGGGATTTAGCTTCATGATCCTCATAAAAGCTTTCTTTACAGGCACAACTGAGTCTTAGATTATAGTCTGAGATTACAATCTCATTTAATAAAGTTTTCCCCTATAGAAATAGCAGTTTTCCGAAATCAAAGTGTAACGATTGCTATATCTAAACAAAGAGCACAAATCATTTTGgaatacattttttgaaaattgggCACCTCTGTACTGACCTTCAATTGTTATCAATTGCAACCTTCTTCTTCAATTGGAATCTGTTCTTAGCATCGGAAACTTCCTAGAATCATGTACCcatctcccctcacccctcctttTAGTACCTCCACCCCATGCCACTGTCATGGAACCCAGACTGGTTGTCCCTGTTAGTGGAGAAATCTGTCCACCACATGGAAGTGTTGAGGACGGAATGCCTTCCCTTGGGCTGGGAGAGtagaatcttgatttttttttttttaaggtatgccttttttggtgaggaggattcgtcctgagctaacatctgttgccaatctttctctcttttttttcctccccaaagccactgtacatagttgtatatcctgcttgtaagtccttctagttcttctatgtgggatgctgctgcagcatggcctgatgagcagtgtgtaggtctgtgcccaggatccaaactggcgaacccccagccactgaagcggagcctgcaaactttaccactatgcaaccaggctggcctccagaatcttaatttttaaaagaggaggaggaacagagaatTCTAGAGACCTTCTGACTTTTCACTCCCTCCAGTGGTTTGGAGTATGCCCCCAATTACCCTTTATCTTTGGGGCTTTCTGTAGATGCCTCCACCTCATTTTCTGTAttctctcctcctgtcctccGTGGAAAAGAACACAGCCTCATAGATTCTGCCCTCACCATTTCTGGAGAAAGCAAGCACAGAGCCTCTCAGAGGTCTTCTCAGGAATTTGATTGCTAACCCCTTAAGGAGCTAGGATGGAGGTGACAAATATGGGGAAAGTTTAAAGACATGAAATCTTAAAAGTTTCAGAACAAGTATTCTTCCTACATACAAAAAGTGCTTGGCTGGTCTCTCCTCCTTGGCTTCTCATCTAACTCACCTCTTTTTTCTTATCTTGGGACAAGCCAAGACTAAGCTATGACTTCTATTTCCAGCAGCTATTGGGAACGCCCTTCCAAGCCCTCCAAATCCAGTAGAGGGCAACAAAGGTACCTGTAGATGGTAAGAGTGAGCCTTAGCTAGAGACTCATGACCACCAAGGGGCAGCATCCGCCTCCATCAGCTCCTGTCTCTGCTGCTGTGTCGCCTGAGTCTCTCTGAttcccctcttctctgcctgACAGTCTCATTCTCTATTCTCACTTTACTTGTAAGATCCTGTTAGAACTTGATAGTTGATAAATGATGCATCAGATCAATAGAGAGGGAAAAGATTAATTTAATAAGGTATCTTTAAACAGCTAGTTTACAAATAGGGAGAAATTGAGTATTTTAGATCACAATTTACACcaaaacaaaatatcagagaTGGATTAAggagtgaaatttaaaatatatcaaacaacaaaggaaaataaaatagaattttaaccAAACCCTCGCATGAATAAGGACTGTTTAACActtagaagcagagaaaaatatcaaCAGAGTTGACTacataaaaactaaaacttcTGTCACCTAAAAAtcaggataaatgaaacaaaataatctGCACTCTAGAGAAAATAGTCACAGCCTATGTGACAAAGTGTTtgtataaagagctcacacaaatcATTTTGTCCCTAATAAATTAAGTGACAAAAACAACTAAGAGAAGTATCTTGAATGGGGACATTAAATTAGGATAGGAAATTAAATTAGGAAATAGACCTTTAATAAAATGTACGACTCATTAATGATCAAAGTAGGGAAGTGCCATTTCTTTAGTTTGCTAAACTAGCAGCAACAAAAATGGTGTTTAATGATAATATCCGAAGTTGATGAAGTAGTTAGGTAGTgatgtgcacactcacacactgctggggGACAGTAGAACAAACTGCAATTTGGGAATATGcatcaagagccttaaaaatgtccatacctCTTGTCCAGTAATTTTACTTGTGGGACTATGTCATAACAGAACAAGAATTTGGGGATAAACTATATGCTAAGGATATTTgttatagattttaaaacaatatcttaAAGTGGAAGTAAGCTAAAAGTTCAACAAAATGGAAGTGCTGAAGCGTATTTTGGTTAAATCCATGTGATGGACtagcacacacacatttaaaatgatgattataaaaactagaaaatgacCAGGAAAAGATAGGGGAATAAAATTTCTATGTAAAGTGTGTTttccactatttttaaaaacaaatagagaaattCTTAGGATTggggattgttttgttttttgtagtttCCAAAGTGtttatattactattttaatgaACACATGAGCATGtatttttgcatgtgtatatatgtgtgtacgaAAGATGAGTTGATTGTGTCACATGGAGAGGGCATTATAGAGCCCCAGGTAATGAGTGGGATTAGGGTGGGATTCCAGACACCATATACATCTTTGGGGTAAGATTGCTAATTCAGATCTTGCCTGCATTCCTTACAAAGAGGCTATTTCCTGAAGCCAAACTCAATTTTGGAGACTTTGTGTAATCTATGAGACAAGCAAACTGATGAAAAATAGTGAGTCTTTAGGGTAAAAAAGTACACATGGACTGTGTTTTGTTTAGAATCACGTGCTTGGGATTAACCACTTTCGAACTCCACAGAGGGTCTTAGTGATGCCTGTGGTCCAGGATCCTAGGACATATTTCCCCCTCTGTGGTGCTTTCTCTCAATTCCCTGGTAAGACAGGGATTGGGAGACTAAGAGTCTGGCAATCAGGCGTGGCAGGCTAAGATCACTCTAATATCAGAGGTAGATGCTGGGAGGGGACAAGAGTCCCTATGCACGTAAAGGACTGCCTTCTGGGAGGGGGACCTAGAGAAGCAGTCTGAGACAGGGAGTCTCTTGGCCACCTGTGCCACTTGAGCTTTGTGAATACATATTTCAAATGTACTCTACCCtccctgcttctttccctcttcctttctccttttcttccctcttcctaccctcctctctctggctctcttgctcttttttttttcattataaatacttatttaatccCTACTCTCTACTGGGAGGGTGTTAGGCTTTGCCCCCAGTGCTTGTAGTTTAATGGAGGAAGGAGGCAAGCCAATCAGGCATCCCAGTACACTGCAAGAAGAGCAATGGTGAGGGCCCTGGGTGACACAGAGGTGGGACAACCAACCCAGGTTGGGGAGGGAGGACCAGGAGGAGTTCCTGAAAGAGCTGACGTCCCAACTGTGTCCTAAAGGCTGAGTAAGGATCAGGCAGGTGAGAAGGTGTAAGTAAGGGTGGCCCAGGCAAAGGGTCAGTGGATATTCTCATGGGACAATGTGTCTCTGGTTGTCTGACTAGATCAAGGAAagactatgtgtgtgtgtgtgcttgtgcgtacatgtgtgtgcaagtatgtgtatgtatgtatatgtatgtgtgtgtttgggttgGGTGTGCTGTTTGGGGTCTGCTCTCATGGCTGACAGTGCAGATTTGGATTCCAGGACTCAGGATGCTGTTGCTCCAAGCTGTTCTATTGCTACTAGTCCTGCCGAGTCCGGGTGAGGTTACCACGACTGAAGAGACTCTGCCCAAGGAGGGCTGCGCAGGTTGGATGGCAGGCATCCCAGGGCATCCTGGCCACAATGGGACCCCAGGCCGTGATGGCAGAGATGGCACCCCTGGCGAGAAGGGTGAGAAAGGAGATCCAGGTAAGAACAAGGTTTTTGGCCTCTTCCATCACAGACGTCTCCTGGGTATAGGAGGGCTTCTAGAATTAGACTAGGGCATTAGTTATCGACTCAGACCTAGTTATGGGGAAGAAGCAAAGCTTTTTTATGTGACTTACGAGCAACCTGAAGTGAATTCTGGGTTGGCTTTCTGGTGCTGAGAATAGATGTTATCTGTAAAACCAGTGCCATTGACTCTGCTCTATCTACATCACCCTCCCCATCTCCTTTCCCACCCCCACTTCCATCCATCCCTATTCCCAATCtgtttatattcttatttctccTCATTTCCACTTAATTCCCATTCCATTCAGTGGCATTCAACCACACCATGCACACCTCCTGCAGCTCACTGTCCTTCTCTTGGAGAACTCTTGGTCTACTCACGAAGACAAATCTAATGCACAAGGCTCTGTTAGAGGTTACTACAAGGAAGTTCACTCCAAATATGCCAAGTCCAACGTGGACAAATGTCCAAGGTatagaacagagagaaaatgcccTCAATGCAGGCCTGGATTAAAAATGAAGGCTTCAAagaggaggcagggcagagggaacagaagagCAAAAGTACGGTTGGTTGAGCCAGCACATAAAGGGTTGGGGGCATGGAGGGTCTATGATGGAGACTTATAGGAGAGAAGGTTAGCAATGAATTGATGGGATTCTGCTGGGGGGATGTGGAAGGAGGACGTGAAACTCTCCCCTTTGGGAGCTCCCATTGGTTCCTTGCTCTGTAAGTCAAACAGGTTGTGAGAAGGCTCCATAGGGACAGTGTTTTAGGCTGGACCTAACCTAGGCAGGAGTTCTGTCCCTTGTAGTCACTGAAGTCTGCTCCTTCCCTAGGTCTTGTTGGGCCTAAGGGTGATGCTGGTGAAACTGGAGTGCCTGGAGTTGAAGGTCCCAGAGGCTTTCCGGGAATCCCAGGCAGGAAAGGAGAACCTGGAGAAAGTTCCTATGTATACCGCTCAGCATTCAGTGTAGGATTGGAGACCCGAGTCACCGTCCCCAATGTTCCCATTCGTTTTACCAAGATCTTCTACAATCAGCAAAACCACTATGATGGCAGCACGGGCAAATTCCACTGCAACATTCCTGGGCTGTACTACTTCTCCTACCACATCACAGTCTACTTGAAGGATGTGAAGGTCAGCCTCTACAAGAAGGACAAGGCTGTGCTCTTCACCTATGACCAGTACCAGGACAAGAACTTGGACCAGGCCTCAGGCTCTGTTCTCCTCTATCTGGAGAAGGGCGACCAAGTCTGGCTCCAGGTGTATGGGGATGGAGATCATAATGGGCTCTATGCCGATAATGTCAATGACTCCACCTTCACAGGCTTCCTTCTCTACCACGACACCAACTGATTACCACTAACTCAGAGCCTCCACCACGCCAAACAGCCCAAAAGTCAAAGAACAGTCCACAGGTTTCCATTGTAGTtaggaaaatgattttattatctAGTTGGAGGGCTCTGAACATTAgtcactcatttactcattcattcatttaccaagtacctttaaaaaaaatcatatattgtGTTCCCAGTCCTGAAGAAGACATATTCCCTGGCCTCAAGAGTCTGGATGTATTGGCAATGAAAGGATGGTAACATTTACTGGGGAGTTTCAGATACATGACAAGATAAACTACAAGAAAGTCTTCGACAATGCTATTCTGTGCCCCCTGTTTCTCCTGATGTTCATGCCAGTCCTGTGAGGTACACAGGAAAGatattattcttctctttttatacttGGGGTCCTGAGGCTGAGACAGTTAAGTGaatacctaaggtcacacaggtatTCACTGGCGGAGCTAGAAATCAAACCCAGGGCTGTGGCCCTTTTCCACTAGCCTGAGTCCTTTTTACAGAATATACGGCCTCTTTGGGGATGTTGGTAGGGGTCTCCCACCCAGCTCACCTGGCTCACCTTTGAATTTGCCTTCATCGTACGTTATGCCTTTCCCCCAGCAGAACTCCCTCAGAGAAGGTGGTTCTATGACTAGGTCTCATCCCAGAGGGATGAATCAGTGGCCCCTGCGCTATTCTGTACTCCTCTTCTCCGTGTCTTTCCTTATGCTCTTCCCTCTGGCCCAGAAAACCAACTCCATCTCCAAGTGCTGAAATCCTCCCTGTTCCTCGAGGCCACCTGGTCGAGAAGCTTCTCTGATGAGACAGCTCTTTCCTGCAAACCTTCCTCGCACACTGTTCCCCTGTGACCCTCCGCATGTGACCCTGGAGGAGAATCCCGGGTATGGGAGACAGCCTCCCACCAGGCCAGGGACAACTGCCTGGGGAGGACTGTGTTTCCTTTCCCCCTGAGTCTCCCGGCAGGTTTACGATAAATGCCTCACGAAGACCAGTCTCTTGAATCTCACATCTACCCAGAATTGACTCCATTTCAGTCTCTCCATGTAACTAATCCTTATctacaaaaaacatttttattttaggaactcCCTGATTGTGAGCATCCAATCTTTGCTCCACTGAACAGTTGAATCTTTTCCACTGGGGTTAGGGATGATCATGCCTTCCAGAACACTTAAAGAATTTTCCCTCAAGGAGGTAGCTTGAGTCTGTGATGAAAAACCCACAAAGGAGTTCGGAAACCATTCTTTCCTTGAGTACCAGCTGGATCTGGGAAGACGGGCCTTCTGAGTCTATTCTTGTTCTTTAACAAttccacaaaaagaaagaagaaaagaaaatgataacaatttgaagtgatggatatgttaattagcttgattgtggtgattattttacAATGTGTATGTATCTTCAAATTCTACATCTTAAATATACGCAATTTTTTACTgtcaaatattcttcaaaaaaattacagATCGTTGATAGTAATAAACAGCTTCTCAGGAGACAATAGCTTGAGTAACACTCTTCAAAGATTTTAGCAAAAGCAGAATTAATAGGATTCTGGATAAATATAGAAGTGGAAAACCTATTTTTTGCTTACGGTTTTAAATTCTGAATGATTCCCTTTTATACGTGTACTCCTGTTCATTAACTATTATTTCTACATATAGAGCTTTGTCTCTTAAAATGCTTACCTATCATTATTTTCAAGTAAAGATACTGTCCAGCATTAAAAGCAGAAGCACTTGCATCACGtgccttttgttttcatttttggagaAAGACATGGGGGTTAGAGAGGAACAAAGCGATAAACCTTCTGTTAGGCAGGATTCTACGTTGTAAACGacagaaaatccaactcaaactAACCTAAG is a window encoding:
- the ADIPOQ gene encoding adiponectin, coding for MLLLQAVLLLLVLPSPGEVTTTEETLPKEGCAGWMAGIPGHPGHNGTPGRDGRDGTPGEKGEKGDPGLVGPKGDAGETGVPGVEGPRGFPGIPGRKGEPGESSYVYRSAFSVGLETRVTVPNVPIRFTKIFYNQQNHYDGSTGKFHCNIPGLYYFSYHITVYLKDVKVSLYKKDKAVLFTYDQYQDKNLDQASGSVLLYLEKGDQVWLQVYGDGDHNGLYADNVNDSTFTGFLLYHDTN